A stretch of Henckelia pumila isolate YLH828 chromosome 4, ASM3356847v2, whole genome shotgun sequence DNA encodes these proteins:
- the LOC140863432 gene encoding uncharacterized protein has protein sequence MIASAYVISCNFSSLPFKPTSSLSKSAVSSHKTSSFLLTNPKNRDDISRISYFLHREKLQKIGHLHTCQSSSNTKIPQDPSLVSSSEEEETENLVDGVENNGDAGGGSGEERDWTTSFLLFAFWGGLMYYVFFLAPNQTPATDSYFLKKLLNLDGDDGFKMNEVLVALWYIMGLWPLVYSMLLLPTARSSRSKIPLWPFLILSCFGGAYILIPYFVLWKPPAPEVEESEIRRWPLNFLESKLTAGLTFTAGLAIIVYAILSGGDVWKEFYQYFGGSKFINITTIDFSLLSAFAPFWVYNDMTARKWDDKSSWLLPLSLIPFLGPALYLLLRPSLPVTSTSLEAASVDDE, from the exons ATGATTGCGAGTGCTTACGTAATCTCGTGCAACTTCTCTTCTCTGCCATTCAAACCCACTTCTTCTCTTTCAAAATCAGCCGTTTCCTCTCACAAAACCTCATCCTTTCTGTTAACCAATCCCAAAAACCGCGATGAtatctccagaatctcatattTTCTTCACAGGGAGAAGTTGCAGAAAATAGGTCATCTCCACACATGCCAGAGCTCATCCAACACCAAGATTCCACAGGACCCATCTCTTGTTTCCTCTTCTGAGGAGGAAGAAACCGAGAATCTTGTTGATGGAGTTGAAAATAATGGGGACGCTGGTGGTGGGAGTGGGGAGGAAAGGGATTGGACGACGTCGTTTTTGCTCTTTGCTTTCTGGGGTGGCTTAATGTACTATGTCTTCTTCCTCGCCCCAAACCAAACTCCG GCCACAGACTCTTATTTCTTGAAAAAGCTGTTGAATTTGGACGGAGATGATGGGTTCAAAATGAATGAAGTTTTGGTAGCTTTATGGTATATTATGGGACTGTGGCCTTTGGTATACAGTATGCTTCTCCTTCCTACTGCTAGAAG CTCAAGAAGCAAGATTCCCCTATGGCCGTTTCTCATACTTTCATGTTTTGGTGGTGCATATATCCTAATCCCATATTTTGTTCTATGGAAACCACCAGCTCCAGAAGTTGAAGAATCTGAGATAAGGAGATGGCCTCTGAATTTCTTGGAATCAAAGTTGACTGCAGGG CTTACATTTACTGCAGGGCTGGCTATCATAGTTTATGCAATTTTATCTGGAGGGGATGTGTGGAAAGAATTTTACCAATACTTCGGAGGAAGCAAATTT ATTAATATCACCACAATTGATTTTTCTCTGCTATCAGCATTCGCCCCCTTCTGGGTCTACAATGACATGACTGCTCGAAAGTG GGATGACAAAAGTTCATGGCTGCTTCCTTTGTCGCTGATTCCGTTCTTGGGTCCGGCCCTTTATCTTCTCCTACGACCATCATTACCAGTAACTTCAACCTCATTAGAAGCAGCTTCAGTAGATGACGAGTGA